The DNA segment GGCTATGCCGGCGCGGCCTCGCGTTCCAGTGCGTTCCGGTCCCAACTAGCGAGATCGGCCGCCGCCTCGTAGGCGCTCTGTAAGAAGTCCAGCAGCACGGTGTCGGGTTCGTCAGCCGTCCTCACGGCCTGGTAGGGCAGGATGAACTCGCGAAGTTCCCTGTGGTAGTAGGCCGCCTCCGGCCGCACGGCGTACTCCCGGAAGCCGTCCGGCTCGGGGTAAGCGTACGAGTAGAAGGCGGCCTCGCCCAGCCCCGAGCCCGGCCAGAACCCCGCGCTCGAGACTTCGTGCGAGTACGCCTCGTGCATCACCCAGTCGGCGCAGTTCGGAGCACCGCCCGGATGCTTCGGCGCGGTCCGCCCGGAAAAGCGCGTCACGGCCAGATCAAAAGCGCCCCAGAAGAAGTGTACCGGGCTGACCTTGCCGATGAAGGGGGCGCGGAAGTCGGTGAAGACGCGGTCGGCCTGCAGCAGGGCGCGCCAGAAGCGCTCGGCCGGCTCCGGTTCGTACACCGCATGGTCTTCGTCCTCGGGAAAGGGCTGGATGGGATCGGGAATCTCGACGGGCATCGGCCAGATCCGGGTTTCGACGCCGAGTCGCCGAGGGACCGCATGGTTTTCCGGTAGAAGTCCGCCACCGACATCGGCTTCAGGGCGAAGGAGCGGTGCTCGCCCGCCGACGTCCGAATGTGCAGCCGGTGGTCGATGAAGTCGAAGTCGATCTCGAAGGCGCGGGTGCCGTGGGGGATGGAGGAGGTCGTCAGCCCACGCGCCGTGACGTAAAAGGGGACGTGCCAAGAGTGGTTGATCCACGGCGTTTGCACGAGGCGAACCTTCCCGATGACCTGCGACCAGCGGTGCAGCGTCTCGAACGTGTCCTGCCACGCCTCGAGCGGCGGCAGCTCGGGCCAGGTCTCAGCTTCTCTCATCGCCTTCTCCTCATACTGCTGGTGGCTACTGCTGGCCGAGGATGCCGGTGGCCTGCCCCACCTCGTTCTTGCGCTACTTGACGGGCGTGCCCACGAAACGCCGCCTTGATGCCTGAGTAGGTCTTGACATCGATCCCGAAAAGCGAGGCCAGAAGCGCGTCATCGAGTGCTGCTGCGCCGGGCAGGCCGGCTAAGGTTTTCTCGGGTTGGATAAACTGGATCAGGTACTCGAGTTGCGCGTGGCTGAGTTGCGTCATGGTAGACCTCCTTTAGGCCAAGTCGGCGTTGTGCTCAACGCTCAAGCGAGGTGAGCCAGCGGCGCGCCGCGCGCAGTTCCTCGTCGCTCAGGGTGTGGCCGGCGTCTTGCAGGTGCAGGGTGACGTCGGCGCCCGCTTCCTTAAAGAGGGCCGCCAGACGCTCGGCGTTTTCAACCGGCACCATCGGGTCGTGCCTCCCGGCGCCTATAAAGACTGGCACCCCGGAGAGGTCAGAAAGCGCTTCGGGCGCAAAGGGCACCACCGGC comes from the Deinococcota bacterium genome and includes:
- a CDS encoding dienelactone hydrolase family protein, whose amino-acid sequence is MMLLHPGVIRGAVLLRPVVPFAPEALSDLSGVPVFIGAGRHDPMVPVENAERLAALFKEAGADVTLHLQDAGHTLSDEELRAARRWLTSLER